The DNA segment GTCAGCGACTGCTGCGGGAAAAACCATTGCCATATGAAATCCTTACCTGCTGAGGGATATTTCTTTTCGAGTTGGTCATAGAGAAAGACGCCAGTGTAGCCATTAGCAATGTCTTCATCATGAAGTTTTTGTATTGCCTTAAACTGCGCTATCAGCTCCAGCATGATTGTCTGCGGAATAGGCACAGTCCTGTCTTTACCGCCCTTGCCATGGACAGTAAGGATTCCGTCGTCGAAATTGAAATTTTTCACCCGCAATTGCACACATTCAAAGAGACGAAGCCCGCAGCCATACAGCAGTTTGACCGCAAGATCATAGGGATATGAAAGATGCTTCAATACAGCGTCAATTTCCCGCCTCGAAAGAACAACAGGTATATATTTCGATTTCTTCGCACGGGGAATGTCCTTGTGATCGCCAAAATCTTTTTTCAGAACATGCCGGTACAGAAACAATAAAGAGTTGAACGCCTGGTTCTGAGTTGAGGCCGACACCTTGCATTTTACCGCCAGATGCGTGAGATATGCCTTGACATCCGCTGCCGACAATTCGTCAGGGGGCTTGTTATGCAGAAAGCCCTGAAACTTGCGGCCCCAATCCGCATAGGCCTTGAGCGTTTTTCTGG comes from the Nitrospirota bacterium genome and includes:
- a CDS encoding integron integrase, whose translation is MQQPDSVQKTELAIPHIKEFISNAPSPSPFPARGEGCNISPPLRGGDKGEGDVSGFSNGRISKSAFSRFNEWRCLEKSGSPAWDKLIDNLAAEIKMRHYSRKTLKAYADWGRKFQGFLHNKPPDELSAADVKAYLTHLAVKCKVSASTQNQAFNSLLFLYRHVLKKDFGDHKDIPRAKKSKYIPVVLSRREIDAVLKHLSYPYDLAVKLLYGCGLRLFECVQLRVKNFNFDDGILTVHGKGGKDRTVPIPQTIMLELIAQFKAIQKLHDEDIANGYTGVFLYDQLEKKYPSAGKDFIWQWFFPQQSLTFVEETKERQRYHLHETHVQLALYEAVRRAKLTKRVTSHTFRHSFATHLLQANYDIRTIQELLGHSDVKTTMIYTHCVPSRTLKEAKSPLDF